The Pseudomonadota bacterium genome window below encodes:
- the paaD gene encoding hydroxyphenylacetyl-CoA thioesterase PaaI, with the protein MPTDQQIDYQQLGDWMAEHDRAAQALGIRLEAVGAGSCRATLTVGEEMLNAVGLTHGGVTFTLADFAFAVASNSHGRTAVALNAAITFTAASRVGDVLTATASEENCGGRTATYRVDVRNQNGELVGLFTGTVYRRNESITEHMPDAMERRSGND; encoded by the coding sequence ATGCCTACAGATCAGCAAATTGACTACCAGCAGCTCGGTGACTGGATGGCCGAGCACGACCGCGCCGCCCAGGCGCTGGGCATCCGCCTCGAAGCAGTAGGGGCAGGCAGTTGCAGGGCCACACTGACCGTCGGTGAGGAGATGCTCAACGCCGTGGGCCTGACGCACGGTGGGGTCACCTTCACATTGGCTGATTTCGCTTTTGCAGTGGCCAGCAACTCCCACGGACGGACTGCGGTGGCGCTCAATGCCGCTATCACTTTTACTGCCGCAAGCAGGGTGGGTGATGTGCTGACGGCCACCGCCAGCGAGGAGAACTGCGGCGGCCGGACCGCCACTTACCGGGTGGACGTGCGCAATCAGAACGGCGAACTGGTGGGGTTGTTCACCGGAACCGTCTATCGGCGTAACGAATCCATCACCGAGCATATGCCAGACGCCATGGAGCGGCGCTCCGGCAACGACTGA
- a CDS encoding indolepyruvate ferredoxin oxidoreductase translates to MNAVIQAPAQSRHLLSGNEAVARAVWECGVRVAAAYPGTPSTEILEYIARYPDMYAEWSVNEKVALEVAIGASMAGSRAFCAMKHVGMNVASDALMTFTVTGAGAGLVIAVADDVGMSSSQNEQDSRFWGRFAHIPVLEPADSQEAHSMMRQAFELSEQFQTPVILRMTTRICHVKGMVTVGERVAPKQETGFVKDAAHWVMVPGNAKRRLPLMYEREAKLAEHAETTELNRLEEGSDKRVGFLTSGPAYMHIKEAWPDAPVLKLGIGYPLPLRKVRTLADQVEHLVVVEETEPLMELELKAAGIEVHGKDILPRTGELTPDILRPAVKGLLGEAVSEAELKQMAVFPRPPTMCPACPHMGVFFTLSRIRNVTISGDIGCYTLGAGQPWNALDTTIAMGASMGVALGLDKGRTPHDANKHMVAVIGDSTFLHMGMQGLLDIVYNRGDVTVLLLDNRTTGMTGGQDHPGTGRDIRGNEAPRVDFARLVEALGVKKERIRVVDPYELPTLFKALREETRIPEPSVIITDRPCVLVDFYQPVPPLRVAEEKCTGCGNCLDVGCPAITVTRREKETKPSGKVVDLSFVRIETAACTGCDMCVKTCAPEAIVPTISIQSA, encoded by the coding sequence ATGAATGCGGTAATTCAGGCACCGGCGCAAAGTCGCCATCTGTTGTCCGGTAACGAGGCGGTCGCCCGCGCGGTGTGGGAGTGCGGCGTGCGCGTCGCTGCCGCCTATCCCGGCACGCCCTCCACCGAGATTCTCGAGTACATCGCCCGCTACCCCGATATGTATGCCGAATGGTCGGTCAACGAGAAGGTGGCGTTGGAGGTGGCGATCGGTGCCTCCATGGCCGGGTCACGCGCCTTTTGCGCCATGAAGCATGTGGGCATGAACGTGGCTTCCGACGCCTTGATGACCTTCACCGTGACCGGCGCCGGCGCCGGCCTGGTGATTGCGGTGGCTGACGACGTGGGCATGTCTTCCTCGCAGAACGAGCAGGATTCGCGTTTCTGGGGTCGTTTCGCCCATATTCCGGTGCTGGAACCCGCCGATTCCCAGGAGGCGCACTCGATGATGCGCCAGGCTTTTGAGCTGTCCGAGCAGTTTCAGACACCCGTCATTTTGCGTATGACCACGCGCATCTGCCACGTCAAGGGCATGGTGACGGTGGGCGAGCGCGTCGCACCCAAACAGGAGACGGGATTCGTCAAGGATGCGGCGCACTGGGTGATGGTGCCCGGCAACGCCAAGCGCCGCCTGCCGCTGATGTACGAGCGCGAGGCGAAGCTGGCCGAGCATGCGGAAACCACCGAACTCAACCGGCTGGAAGAGGGCAGCGACAAGCGGGTCGGTTTTCTCACCTCGGGTCCGGCCTACATGCACATCAAAGAGGCGTGGCCTGATGCGCCGGTGCTGAAACTGGGGATCGGCTATCCGCTGCCGTTGCGCAAGGTGCGTACCCTGGCTGATCAGGTTGAGCATCTGGTAGTGGTCGAGGAGACCGAACCGCTGATGGAGCTCGAACTCAAGGCGGCCGGCATCGAGGTTCATGGCAAGGACATCCTGCCGCGCACCGGTGAGCTGACGCCCGATATCCTCCGCCCGGCCGTCAAGGGACTGCTGGGCGAGGCGGTATCCGAAGCGGAGCTGAAGCAGATGGCGGTCTTTCCGCGCCCGCCCACCATGTGCCCGGCCTGCCCGCACATGGGTGTTTTCTTTACGCTCTCGCGGATTCGCAATGTCACCATCTCGGGTGACATCGGCTGTTACACCCTGGGCGCCGGACAGCCCTGGAACGCGCTGGATACCACCATCGCCATGGGCGCCTCCATGGGTGTGGCGCTGGGTCTCGACAAGGGGCGTACCCCGCACGACGCCAACAAGCACATGGTTGCGGTGATCGGTGATTCGACCTTCCTGCACATGGGCATGCAGGGGCTGCTCGATATCGTCTACAACCGGGGCGATGTGACGGTGCTGCTGCTCGACAATCGCACCACCGGCATGACCGGTGGCCAGGATCATCCCGGCACGGGTCGCGATATCCGGGGCAACGAGGCGCCGCGCGTTGACTTCGCCCGGCTGGTGGAGGCGCTGGGTGTGAAGAAGGAGCGCATCCGGGTTGTCGATCCCTACGAGCTGCCGACGCTGTTCAAGGCGCTGCGCGAGGAGACCAGGATTCCCGAACCCTCGGTGATCATCACCGACCGGCCCTGTGTGCTCGTCGATTTCTACCAGCCGGTGCCGCCGCTGCGTGTCGCCGAAGAGAAGTGTACCGGCTGCGGCAACTGCCTCGATGTCGGCTGTCCGGCGATCACGGTGACGCGACGCGAAAAGGAGACCAAGCCGAGCGGCAAGGTGGTCGACCTCTCCTTCGTGCGCATCGAAACTGCCGCCTGTACCGGCTGCGACATGTGCGTCAAGACCTGCGCGCCCGAGGCCATAGTACCGACTATTTCCATTCAGTCCGCCTGA
- a CDS encoding indolepyruvate oxidoreductase subunit beta, whose product MSESNEITNIMVVGTGGQGVMTAAEILAEAAIDMGYDVKKTEVAGMAQRGGVVTSHVRFGPRVISPVITAGSADIVLAFEAAEGLRWSGHLRAGGVVMVNTLELVPPVVSSGVFDYPVDAIDEIRNAGVKVYDFDAGSIAKELGNLRLVNTIMLGAIADYLPFDAEVLKKRIVERFRARKPELAELNERAFEAGRAAARAAAGIEASA is encoded by the coding sequence GTGAGCGAGAGCAACGAGATTACCAATATCATGGTCGTCGGCACCGGCGGCCAGGGCGTCATGACCGCCGCGGAGATCCTCGCCGAAGCGGCCATCGACATGGGCTACGATGTCAAAAAGACCGAGGTCGCCGGCATGGCCCAACGCGGTGGCGTGGTCACTTCGCATGTGCGGTTTGGCCCGCGGGTGATTTCGCCGGTCATTACCGCGGGTTCCGCCGATATCGTGCTGGCCTTCGAAGCGGCAGAGGGCCTGCGCTGGAGCGGTCATCTGCGAGCGGGTGGCGTAGTGATGGTCAATACCCTGGAGCTGGTGCCGCCGGTCGTATCCAGCGGCGTTTTCGATTATCCCGTGGATGCGATCGACGAGATCCGCAACGCGGGGGTCAAGGTCTACGATTTTGACGCCGGGTCGATTGCGAAAGAGCTGGGCAATCTGCGGCTCGTCAATACCATCATGCTGGGGGCGATCGCCGACTACCTGCCCTTCGATGCCGAAGTACTGAAAAAGCGCATCGTCGAGCGCTTCCGGGCCAGAAAGCCTGAGCTGGCCGAGCTCAACGAGCGCGCCTTCGAAGCGGGTCGTGCCGCGGCGCGGGCCGCCGCCGGGATCGAAGCCTCTGCCTGA
- a CDS encoding 16S rRNA (guanine(527)-N(7))-methyltransferase RsmG codes for MPEPVSDDRQRLTQGLDALDLALPEAVQTQLLAFRDLLARWNRTYNLTAVRDPAQMVVRHLFDSLAVAPYLQGERILDVGTGAGLPGVPLALAQPQRHFVLLDSQAKRARFLHQVVIALGIANIEVVQARVEDYQPDRPFDTIVSRAFSRIADFVQLAGRHCADFGVLLAMKGVQNEVELSCVSEPWRVAEIIRLEVPGLAGERHLIRINRPVRGQASDERR; via the coding sequence CTGCCTGAACCGGTGAGCGACGATCGCCAACGGCTCACGCAAGGCCTCGATGCCCTGGATCTTGCGCTCCCCGAGGCGGTGCAGACGCAACTGCTCGCTTTCCGTGATCTGCTCGCCCGGTGGAACCGAACCTATAACCTGACCGCTGTCCGTGATCCCGCGCAGATGGTCGTGCGCCATCTGTTCGACAGCCTGGCGGTAGCCCCTTATCTACAAGGCGAACGCATCCTCGATGTGGGCACCGGTGCGGGGCTGCCGGGCGTTCCCCTGGCGCTGGCGCAGCCGCAGCGGCACTTTGTGCTGCTCGACAGCCAGGCCAAGCGTGCACGCTTTCTGCACCAGGTGGTCATCGCGCTCGGCATCGCCAACATCGAGGTGGTGCAGGCGCGCGTCGAGGACTACCAACCCGACAGGCCGTTCGACACCATTGTTTCGCGTGCCTTTTCCCGCATCGCGGATTTTGTTCAACTGGCCGGGCGGCATTGCGCGGATTTCGGTGTGCTGCTCGCCATGAAAGGCGTGCAGAACGAGGTTGAGCTGTCCTGTGTTTCCGAACCGTGGCGCGTCGCTGAGATTATTCGCCTTGAGGTGCCGGGTCTCGCGGGCGAGCGCCATTTGATTCGAATCAATCGGCCGGTGCGCGGTCAAGCCAGTGACGAGCGTCGCTGA
- a CDS encoding ParA family protein, with protein MGRIIAVTNQKGGVGKTTTSINLAASLAAVKRRVLLVDMDPQGNATMGCGVEKNAIELSTLDVLVGDATVSQGLVQAGRCRFKLLPANGDLTAAEVELLEMPERESRLRIALASVVDDFDYIIIDCPPSLNMLTVNALVAAQGVLIPMQCEYYALEGLTALLQTVEKIRAAANPGLKIEGLLRTMYDPRNNLSTDVAAQLEEHFGDKVYRTIVPRNVRLAEAPSHGVPVLLYDKTSRGALAYLSLARELLQRNGELPPVAEASA; from the coding sequence ATGGGCAGAATCATCGCCGTCACCAATCAAAAGGGCGGTGTCGGCAAGACCACCACCAGTATCAATCTGGCGGCCTCGTTGGCGGCCGTGAAGCGCCGCGTGCTGCTGGTCGACATGGATCCGCAGGGTAATGCCACCATGGGGTGCGGGGTGGAAAAGAACGCGATCGAGCTGTCGACACTCGATGTGCTGGTGGGTGACGCAACGGTTTCTCAGGGCCTGGTTCAGGCGGGACGTTGCCGCTTCAAGTTGCTGCCCGCCAACGGCGATCTGACGGCGGCGGAGGTGGAGCTGCTGGAGATGCCGGAGCGCGAGAGCCGCCTGCGCATCGCCCTGGCATCGGTGGTCGATGACTTCGATTACATCATCATCGACTGCCCGCCGTCGCTCAATATGCTCACCGTCAACGCGCTGGTCGCGGCGCAGGGGGTGCTGATCCCCATGCAGTGCGAATACTACGCGCTCGAGGGTCTGACCGCGTTGCTGCAGACTGTCGAAAAGATCCGCGCCGCAGCCAATCCCGGGCTGAAGATAGAGGGACTGCTGCGCACCATGTACGATCCGCGCAACAACCTTTCCACTGACGTCGCCGCGCAGCTCGAAGAGCACTTCGGCGACAAGGTTTACCGCACCATCGTGCCGCGCAATGTGCGCCTGGCCGAGGCACCGAGTCACGGTGTTCCCGTGCTTCTCTATGACAAAACCTCACGCGGGGCCCTGGCCTATCTTTCCCTGGCCCGGGAGCTGCTGCAACGCAATGGTGAGTTGCCACCCGTCGCCGAAGCCAGCGCGTGA
- a CDS encoding ParB/RepB/Spo0J family partition protein: MTTKKRRLGRGLDALLAGVSPPAQGSGSEGASVDGELRNLSVDLLQRGKYQPRHNMHKESLEDLASSIKAQGVVQPIVVRPIEGSRFEIIAGERRWRAAQLAGLQEVPVVVRHVPDQAAIAMSLIENIQRENLNPLEEAQALDRLIDEFGLTHQEAADAVGRSRAAVSNLLRLLDLNEDVKRLVEAGELEMGHARALLGLNGRQQSEVARKVAARGSSVRETEQLVRKLQREAEQPARQPARVDPDILRLQDDLAERLGAKVNIQHAASGRGKLVIQYNSVDELDGILNHLK; this comes from the coding sequence ATGACAACGAAGAAACGTCGCCTGGGGCGCGGACTCGATGCCTTACTGGCCGGTGTCAGCCCGCCAGCCCAAGGATCGGGCAGTGAGGGTGCGTCTGTCGATGGCGAGCTGCGCAACCTGTCGGTGGACCTCCTGCAGCGCGGCAAATACCAGCCGCGCCATAACATGCACAAAGAGAGCCTTGAGGACCTGGCCAGCTCGATAAAGGCCCAGGGCGTGGTGCAGCCGATCGTGGTACGGCCCATCGAGGGGAGTCGCTTCGAGATCATCGCGGGTGAGCGTCGCTGGCGGGCGGCCCAACTGGCGGGGTTGCAGGAAGTGCCGGTCGTGGTGCGTCACGTGCCCGATCAGGCAGCGATCGCCATGTCGCTGATCGAGAACATCCAGCGTGAGAATCTCAACCCACTGGAGGAGGCTCAGGCACTGGATCGTCTCATCGATGAGTTCGGCCTGACCCACCAGGAGGCGGCCGATGCGGTGGGCCGTTCCCGCGCCGCGGTCTCCAATCTACTGCGCTTGCTGGATCTCAATGAAGACGTGAAGCGCTTGGTCGAGGCCGGAGAGCTGGAAATGGGCCATGCCCGGGCGCTGTTGGGTCTGAACGGGCGCCAGCAGAGCGAAGTCGCGCGCAAGGTGGCAGCACGCGGCTCGTCGGTGCGTGAAACCGAACAGCTGGTGCGCAAGCTGCAGAGAGAGGCCGAACAACCGGCCAGGCAGCCGGCGCGGGTCGATCCCGACATCCTGCGGCTGCAGGATGATCTGGCCGAACGGCTGGGTGCCAAGGTCAATATCCAGCATGCGGCCAGCGGCCGGGGGAAGCTGGTGATCCAGTACAACAGCGTGGATGAACTGGACGGGATTCTGAATCATCTCAAGTAG
- a CDS encoding ATP synthase subunit I — protein MTIEAHALQSRLRRLLLTQLVLLGVVATIYFALKGVAEAAAAAYGGGIACANSGLLAWRATQTAKGKVLNAHQSMRVLIRTVIERYLLVGMLFALGMGVLKLMPLPLMVGFAVGLMALFGLGKSTHG, from the coding sequence ATGACTATCGAGGCGCACGCCCTGCAAAGCCGTTTGCGCCGCCTGTTGTTGACTCAGTTGGTCCTGCTGGGTGTGGTGGCAACGATCTATTTTGCCCTGAAAGGGGTGGCGGAAGCGGCTGCTGCGGCCTATGGCGGCGGTATCGCATGCGCCAACTCCGGTCTGCTGGCGTGGCGCGCGACGCAGACCGCGAAGGGCAAGGTACTGAACGCGCATCAAAGTATGCGGGTTCTGATCCGTACGGTTATCGAGCGCTACCTGCTGGTCGGGATGCTGTTTGCGCTGGGTATGGGGGTGCTGAAGTTGATGCCTCTGCCGCTGATGGTTGGTTTCGCGGTAGGGCTGATGGCACTGTTTGGGCTAGGCAAATCGACGCACGGTTGA